Proteins found in one Streptomyces sp. NBC_00461 genomic segment:
- a CDS encoding aldose epimerase family protein has protein sequence MSNEDITLTAGDAEVTVQPGNGGRVSGLRVGGTELLRQGERFGCFPMVPWCGRTRDGRFRDGAAVHQMPLNSPPHAIHGTVRDGAWRTARVNTDEAVITYELVEPWPYTGLVTQQIALTPGGLTLTMSVETYDSSFPAQIGWHPWFNRNLGGEDATLAFTPAWQEERGDDHLPTGNRIDPRPGPWDDCFGMPGGVDVTLTWPGQLQLKVTSREEWVVVYDEQEAAVCVEPQTGPPDGLNSLPRTVTPLEPLEATTTWTWHPL, from the coding sequence GTGAGTAACGAAGACATCACGCTGACCGCGGGCGACGCGGAGGTGACCGTACAGCCGGGCAACGGCGGCCGGGTCTCAGGGCTGCGCGTCGGCGGCACGGAACTGCTCCGCCAGGGCGAACGCTTCGGCTGCTTCCCGATGGTTCCCTGGTGCGGGCGGACCAGGGACGGCCGCTTCCGGGACGGCGCGGCCGTTCACCAGATGCCGCTCAACTCCCCGCCGCACGCCATCCACGGCACCGTCCGCGACGGCGCCTGGCGCACCGCGCGCGTGAACACCGACGAGGCGGTCATCACCTACGAACTGGTGGAGCCCTGGCCCTACACCGGCCTCGTCACCCAGCAGATCGCCCTCACGCCGGGCGGGTTGACGCTGACGATGTCCGTGGAGACGTACGACTCCTCCTTCCCGGCGCAGATCGGCTGGCACCCCTGGTTCAACCGCAACCTGGGCGGCGAGGACGCGACGCTCGCCTTCACTCCCGCCTGGCAGGAGGAGCGCGGCGACGACCATCTGCCCACCGGCAACCGGATCGACCCCCGCCCCGGCCCCTGGGACGACTGCTTCGGCATGCCCGGCGGCGTCGACGTCACCCTCACCTGGCCCGGCCAGCTGCAGTTGAAGGTGACCAGCCGTGAGGAGTGGGTCGTGGTGTACGACGAGCAGGAGGCGGCCGTGTGCGTGGAACCGCAGACCGGGCCGCCCGACGGCCTGAACAGCCTGCCCCGCACGGTCACCCCGCTGGAGCCCCTCG